A region from the Lolium perenne isolate Kyuss_39 chromosome 4, Kyuss_2.0, whole genome shotgun sequence genome encodes:
- the LOC127347313 gene encoding uncharacterized protein encodes MASFFAFFHSLPGFVGGLFKHDSTTRALSVELWAVVPAVLVLVQFAVSSMGPRLAIARQINPGIELLRILSYYSVSYTLGLMKPSVSKQAPASTGDDFFQICAVLIVTMQDSARIGRPYRPKEMSLVDLLSSLWSANQLRSHTALDLKVPLWVIWCIHASRIILYYISSNGAAGANGENMKLVSDYMALSGRTGDNASPETMVGYKYLVLGEDRQEKKMEKTRFRFLVEETRPEELITVDKVWTWSRDNPGGGGARSNDDRLLGRHTDSDNKFKDVCLSFALYKLLRRRFYGISMPEAKDQSSRRLVSDGILDNSNDPNYDRLFRVTEVELSFLHDFSYSRHAVVFARGFPYHRQLLSTCMIGAVLYLAYAVRDIPSISLAHFLIFIVVFRELLEIWVYVMSQWSKVLVVCHYIRIKLKGSEGWLPRLHSRILEKVARILFRIIQRGQWNQEIQQHNLLMAAARLQTRNISFVQLRSEVKTKIFESLKALIIPGVEENDASTQMRNNAALTSYLGNAFADSEGSLPPLIEHFSDKLHGDTHKILAWHVATSLCQIHLLEEARRDQDGLYTLPTSSFGDPEGFAALWPHYNTAATLSNYCVHLVAVALLPDNGIVASKVLHAVRQEAWVALRGCRTWKQTHDCLMANAWAPDPTPDGTTIVKIGAQLAAELLTRYGGRDELWERLSKFWTGYLLCLSASTKASKHQIHLQGRGELTTHLWALLSHAGFLGPNNGHGQQLLDPVDLDSA; translated from the exons ATGGCGAGCTTCTTTGCGTTTTTCCATTCCCTCCCCGGGTTCGTCGGAGGGCTGTTCAAGCATGACAGCACTACTCGTGCACTCAGCGTGGAGCTCTGGGCGGTGGTGCCGGCTGTGCTGGTTTTGGTTCAGTTCGCCGTCAGCTCCATGGGGCCCCGGCTGGCGATAGCCCGACAGATCAATCCCGGCATTGAGCTCTTGCGCATCCTTAGCTACTACTCCGTCAGCTACACGCTGGGGCTGATGAAGCCGTCCGTCTCCAAGCAAGCACCGGCATCCACCGGCGACGACTTCTTCCAGATATGCGCCGTCCTCATCGTCACCATGCAGGACAGCGCCCGCATCGGCCGGCCGTACAGGCCCAAGGAGATGTCGCTGGTGGACTTGCTGTCCTCGCTGTGGTCTGCCAACCAACTCCGGTCGCACACGGCGCTGGACCTCAAGGTGCCTCTCTGGGTGATCTGGTGCATCCACGCGTCGCGCATCATTTTGTACTACATATCCTCCaatggcgccgccggagccaacGGAGAAAACATGAAGCTTGTCAGCGACTACATGGCGCTGTCGGGGCGTACGGGCGACAACGCCTCCCCGGAGACCATGGTCGGGTACAAGTACTTGGTACTTGGGGAAGATCGACAGGAAAAGAAGATGGAGAAAACAAGATTCAGGTTTCTGGTGGAGGAAACGCGGCCAGAGGAGCTCATCACGGTGGATAAGGTATGGACTTGGAGCCGCGACAACCccggtggcggcggcgcccgCTCCAACGACGACAGGTTGCTGGGTAGGCACACCGACAGCGACAACAAGTTCAAGGACGTGTGCCTCTCCTTCGCCCTGTACAAGCTTCTGCGCCGCCGCTTCTACGGGATCTCCATGCCGGAGGCCAAGGACCAGTCCTCAAGGCGGCTAGTCTCCGACGGCATCCTGGATAACAGCAACGACCCCAACTACGACAGGTTGTTCCGTGTCACGGAGGTGGAGCTATCCTTCCTTCACGACTTCTCCTACAGCAGGCACGCTGTAGTCTTCGCCCGAGGCTTCCCTTATCATAGGCAGCTGCTGTCAACGTGTATGATTGGGGCTGTCCTGTACCTGGCATACGCTGTTCGCGACATACCCAGCATAAGCTTGGCCCACTTCCTCATCTTCATCGTGGTATTCAGAGAGCTCTTGGAGATTTGGGTCTATGTCATGTCCCAGTGGAGCAAGGTCTTGGTCGTCTGCCACTACATCAGGATCAAACTGAAAGGAAGTGAGGGGTGGCTGCCAAGGCTGCACAGTCGGATACTGGAGAAGGTGGCGAGGATCTTGTTCAGGATCATCCAAAGAGGACAATGGAATCAGGAGATTCAACAGCACAACCTACTAATGGCGGCTGCTCGCCTTCAAACACGAAACATAAG TTTCGTGCAGCTGCGGAGCGAGGTAAAGACAAAGATATTTGAGTCACTGAAGGCCCTGATTATTCCAGGCGTGGAAGAGAATGATGCTTCCACCCAAATGAGGAACAACGCTGCCTTGACGTCTTACCTTGGGAATGCCTTCGCCGACTCCGAGGGATCACTACCACCCCTCATAGAACATTTCAGTGACAAGCTCCACGGAGATACCCACAAAATTCTCGCATGGCATGTCGCCACGAGCCTCTGCCAGATCCATCTCCTGGAGGAAGCCAGGCGTGATCAGGACGGCCTCTACACCCTGCCAACGTCCTCCTTCGGGGACCCCGAAGGTTTCGCCGCTCTGTGGCCGCATTACAACACCGCGGCCACGCTGTCCAACTACTGCGTGCATCTGGTGGCGGTGGCGCTGCTGCCGGACAACGGCATCGTCGCAAGCAAGGTCCTCCACGCCGTGCGGCAAGAGGCCTGGGTCGCCTTGCGCGGTTGCCGCACGTGGAAGCAGACCCACGACTGTCTCATGGCGAATGCGTGGGCACCTGACCCAACTCCGGATGGCACCACCATCGTCAAGATCGGCGCGCAGCTGGCGGCGGAGCTCCTAACGAGGTACGGCGGCAGGGACGAGCTCTGGGAGCGCCTGAGCAAGTTCTGGACGGGTTACCTGCTGTGCCTGTCGGCGTCCACCAAAGCGTCCAAGCATCAGATACACCTCCAAGGGCGCGGCGAGCTCACCACGCACCTCTGGGCTTTGCTGTCGCACGCCGGCTTCCTTGGCCCAAACAACGGACACGGCCAGCAGCTGCTTGACCCGGTTGACCTCGACTCCGCCTGA